A single Cottoperca gobio chromosome 7, fCotGob3.1, whole genome shotgun sequence DNA region contains:
- the si:ch73-181d5.4 gene encoding death-inducer obliterator 1, whose translation MVQEKKDDRNVGECSGISDTEGSDSNALYCICRQKQDKRFMICCDSCQEWFHGDCVGISATQGRKMERKGQEYMCPPCTMKKQIQLQPDPQPEPEMSFPECLSLSPPCDEQQGHEELQDLKETVLVVEEVEEDAPVMTAKPEPEAEMETGGSLPLCIGPECSKQALPDSVYCGTDCILQHAAFTMKTLSVPKVPKLRGRPQRKAATARPTATGQRSARMSKRLAVKSEEREEEDVKEDDGGQEEAASPLACDPSLTEAQATSIPSSKFYTASTKDSKWVEANIEAATPSKQPPGDTSADAAPSSPPATEPAPPQSHPQEKAKEPISSGVPKLQSAESLPSKPPNPAKTSLSPAPQSPSTSAPRHHETGALMVTKTTYVIPKKQPGPQPPSSHVSASTSGQKPSFAPTLLNETRNLLVPPAPSAPSSRPPSQPNNQVRQSIQRSLTSILFKRVCDCEDLEMSESDVAKLVASIEMEMFDIFRNTDSKYMNKYRTIMFNLKDPKNKGLLYRVVRGEISPFRLARMSQKDMQAIKASEPTAKETTEVKNVAAKATSLLQKPEAVKVDLPCLNPVRPARSTLASQELKKSLPSPAFKTRASQPSQCSAVPDILACMLKDTTSEHKAHLFDLKCKICTGQILAGEEEEPAKKKPKTSETKDKYEPSWRKCAGDDSPLRAPPDSPDMDSPTFLMDNSSRLIIDVPALTIVESPASPVMDSPASPALESPASPVMESPASPTPDTPKTTSRKRSYTPVVIPAVSTVTITRRDPRTAASRFSASYSGASGPSNTTPNLSVSYAPLKETICASPSPPVSSRPPTETTVISESPADGETSQFLAKHEIVWKGFLNMLSVAKFVTKGFLVSGTSENLKADLPDTIQIGGRILPQTVWDYVAKLKTSVTKELCVIRFHPATEEEEVAYVSLFSYFSSRGRYGVVANGSRSIKDVYLVPLSAKESIPSILQPLDGPGFEKNRPNLLLGLAVIQKTKRPGSLPQEIEEKRPKVHMSKDPMWIPKPPVLYGSDKLEIFQPYDPETPASTTPPGSPPCPESPSDSCSSGSVTIPSCFSSIRTNPPVSTSAAVAATKSTSNSISDKNPTTASSNKTPLQKILKSLFGNKQTDSGVSSDGRSKTTTVRVEKVPVFSQVSGSMVDPIVQQYGQKSKVKKIVEEEEQQNDFDRPYDPEEEYDPAMGYGVVAPQNMEKMKADGPAISGFVDDDVAYDPEDETIFADMQSDIVVTKPPVPTPTSDPPSCPTPISTQIVTPTPTSTPVQSSSQLE comes from the exons ATGGTGCAGGAGAAGAAAGACGATAGAAACGTAGGAGAGTGTTCAGGCATATCAGACACAGAGGGCTCTGACTCCAATGCTCTGTACTGCATCTGTCGACAAAAGCAAGATAAAAG GTTCATGATCTGCTGTGACAGTTGCCAGGAGTGGTTTCATGGGGACTGTGTTGGTATCAGTGCGACACAGGGCCGTAAGATGGAGAGGAAAGGGCAAGAGTACATGTGCCCCCCTTGCACTATGAAGAAGCAGATCCAACTCCAACCGGATCCTCAGCCAGAGCCTGAGATGAGCTTTCCTGAATGCTTGTCACTAAGTCCTCCTTGTGATGAACAGCAGGGGCACGAGGAGCTGCAAGACCTCAAG GAGACTGTAttggtggtggaggaggtggaggaggacgcTCCTGTGATGACTGCAAAGCCTGAGCCCGAAGCTGAGATGGAGACCGGCggctctcttcctctgtgcatTGGACCGGAGTGCTCCAAACAAGCCCTCCCGGACtctgtttactgtggcactgacTGCATCCTTCAGCACGCTGCCTTCACTATGAAGACTCTTTCTGTTCCTAAGGTGCCCAAGCTCAGAGGACggccacagagaaaggctgCCACTGCCAGACCCACCGCAACG GGTCAGAGGTCGGCTAGGATGTCAAAGAGATTAGCAGTAAAATCCGAGGAACGTGAAGAGGAGGATGTGAAGGAAGATGATGGAGGGCAGGAGGAGGCCGCATCTCCGTTAGCCTGCGACCCCAGTCTCACAGAAGCTCAGGCCACTTCCATACCATCATCTAAGTTTTACACAGCGT cTACAAAGGACAGTAAATGGGTAGAGGCTAACATTGAGGCTGCAACTCCTTCAAAACAACCTCCAGGGGACACCTCGGCAGATGCTGCTCCCTCCTCCCCGCCTGCCACTGAGCCAGCCCCACCACAGAGCCACCCTCAAGAAAAGGCAAAGGAGCCAATCAGCAGTGGAGTGCCTAAGCTGCAATCTGCAGAATCGCTTCCCTCGAAACCTCCCAACCCAGCAAAAACAAGTCTGTCTCCAGCCCCACAATCCCCATCCACCTCAGCTCCCAGACATCATGAAACAGGGGCTCTTATGGTCACTAAGACAACATACGTCATACCAAAGAAGCAGCCTGGACCCCAGCCTCCGTCCAGCCATGTGTCAGCCTCAACATCAGGCCAAAAGCCTTCCTTCGCTCCCACGCTGCTGAACGAAACCAGAAATCTGCTGGTGCCACCTGCACCCAGCGCTCCCTCCTCCAGACCCCCCTCTCAGCCCAATAACCAGGTCAGGCAGAGCATCCAGCGCTCCCTCACCAGCATCCTGTTCAAAAG GGTGTGTGATTGTGAGGATTTGGAGATGTCTGAGAGTGATGTGGCCAAGCTTGTCGCGAGCATTGAGATGGAGATGTTCGATATATTTCGCAACACAGACAGCAAATATATGAACAAGTACAGAACTATAATGTTCAACCTGAAAGACCCAAAAAACAAG GGTTTGTTGTATCGGGTTGTACGTGGAGAGATCAGTCCCTTCAGACTGGCCAGGATGAGCCAGAAGGATATGCAGGCTATCAAAGCATCGGAGCCAACTGCAAAAGAAACAACAGAG GTTAAGAATGTAGCTGCTAAAGCGACAAGTTTGCTGCAGAAGCCTGAGGCAGTGAAGGTTGATTTGCCCTGTTTGAATCCCGTTAGACCGGCTAGAAGCACG CTTGCTTCCCAGGAACTGAAGAAAAGCCTTCCCTCTCCTGCTTTCAAGACCAGAGCAAGCCAGCCAAGCCAGTGCAGTGCTGTACCAGATATTCTCGCCTGTATGCTGAAGGACACAACATCAGAGCACAAAGCTCATCTCTTTGACCTGAAATGCAAAATATGCACAG GCCAAATACTagctggggaggaggaggaacccGCAAAGAAAAAACCCAAGACTTCTGAAACGAAAGATAAATATGAACCCTCTTGGAGAAAGTGTGCCGGAGATGACTCCCCACTGCGGGCGCCACCTGACTCACCTGACATGGATTCTCCAACATTCCTAATGGACAACTCATCCCGTCTTATCATTGACGTTCCAGCATTGACTATAGTAGAATCTCCTGCTTCCCCCGTAATGGACTCTCCAGCCTCCCCTGCTTTAGAGTCTCCAGCTTCCCCTGTCATGGAGTCCCCCGCATCCCCAACTCCAGACACTCCTAAAACTACTTCACGAAAGAGATCATACACACCAGTTGTGATCCCTGCTGTCTCCACAGTAACCATCACAAGGCGTGACCCTCGCACTGCAGCGAGCAGGTTCTCTGCTTCGTATAGTGGCGCCTCTGGTCCAAGTAACACAACCCCTAACCTATCAGTCTCTTATGCTCCTCTTAAAGAGACTATCTGCGCATCGCCCTCACCACCAGTCTCCTCGCGACCACCAACTGAAAC GACCGTAATCTCTGAATCCCCAGCTGATGGTGAGACTTCCCAGTTCTTGGCTAAGCACGAGATAGTGTGGAAAGGCTTCCTTAACATGCTCTCTGTGGCCAAGTTTGTCACCAAGGGATTTCTGGTTTCAGGAACTTCTGAAAATCTCAAAGCG GACCTACCTGATACCATACAAATCGGAGGACGAATCCTGCCTCAAACAGTGTGGGACTATGTTGCTAAACTAAAAACCTCTGTTACAAAG GAGTTATGTGTGATCCGGTTTCACCCTgcaacagaggaggaagaggtggccTATGTCTCCCTGTTTTCCTATTTCAGCAGCAGAGGTCGTTATGGCGTGGTCGCCAATGGCAGCCGTTCCATCAAAGATGTATACCTTGTCCCACTCAGTGCAAAGGAATCGATCCCATCCATACTACAACCTCTTGATGGACCAG ggTTTGAAAAAAACAGGCCAAATCTTCTTCTGGGTCTGGCAGTCATCCAGAAGACAAAACGTCCAGGAAGCTTGCCTCAGGAAATTGAAGAGAAGAGACCCAAAGTTCATATGTCCAAAGATCCTATGTGGATCCCAAAACCCCCAGTCCTCTATGGTTCTGACAAATTGGAGATATTCCAACCCTACGATCCTGAGACTCCTGCTAGCACCACCCCTCCTGGATCCCCACCTTGCCCTGAGTCACCATCAGACTCCTGCTCTTCTGGCTCAGTTACCAtaccatcttgtttttcttccattaGAACAAACCCTCCTGTTTCTACCTCAGCCGCTGTTGCTGCAACTAAGTCCACCTCTAATAGCATCTCTGACAAGAATCCCACAACTGCATCCAGTAATAAGACACCGCTGCAGAAAATCTTAAAGAGTTTGTTTGGTAATAAGCAAACTGACTCTGGGGTCTCTTCTGACGGACGttctaaaacaacaacagttcgTGTGGAGAAGGTCCCAGTGTTTTCTCAGGTATCCGGATCAATGGTGGATCCCATTGTCCAACAGTATGGACAGAAatccaaagtaaaaaaaatagtagaagaagaagaacaacaaaatGACTTTGATCGACCATATGACCCAGAAGAGGAGTATGATCCAGCAATGGGATATGGAGTGGTTGCTCCTCAGAACATGGAAAAAATGAAGGCAGATGGCCCTGCAATATCAGGCTTTGTAGACGACGATGTGGCCTATGATCCAGAGGACGAGACTATCTTTGCAGATATGCAAAGTGATATTGTTGTGACAAAGCCCCCTGTCCCAACTCCAACGTCAGATCCTCCATCATGCCCAACCCCAATTTCTACCCAGATTGTAACGCCAACTCCCACCTCCACTCCCGTGCAGTCCTCTTCCCAGCTGGAGTAA